GTCGGACTCAATCATCCTCCCTGGCGCCGGAGGTCTTCTTACCGAACATCGATTCGTCCATGGACAGGATCAGCTCCTGGGCTTCACGGGCATGGACCCGCATGGCCTCACCCGCTCTCTCCGGATCTCGAGCTTCGAGCGCTTCGACGATGCCGGCATGACGCTGCGTGAGCCATGTCAGGTCGGTTCCGGGGGCCATGGCGGTGACGTAGGTGCGGGCGTACGGCTCCAGCATCGACCATATCCGTTCCAGGGTCTTGTTGCCGGATGCTCGCACCACGGTCGCGTGGAATTCGGTGTTGTTCAACGCATGGGCATGGGCGTCCCCGGCGTCGGCGAAGCCCTGCATCTCGTCGATCAGCCCTCGAAGATCTGCCAGCACACCGTCATCGATGCGCTTGCAGGCCTGCCTGGCGGCGAGCGCCTCCAACTCTGCGCGCACCTCCATCGCCTCCACGAGCTCGACTTTCGTCGGTCGCCGGACACGAGCACCGCGATAGGGCTCCATATCGACGAGACCGAGCGTCGCCAGGTCCCGGAGCGCCTCGCGCACCGGGGCCTGGCTCGTTCCGAGTTCGCGGGCGATCCGGGTCTCGACGATACGAGACCCGGGTGCCAGCTCGCCCTCGAGGATCTGCTGCAAGATCCGGTCCTTCACCTGCGCACTCAGTACGTTGCGCTCCACGGGATCCGAACGATGCCCGGTTGGACCGCTCATGTCTTGAATAGGTCAGACCCGATAACGTCTCCCTCCTTGTCCCCCTCGGCGAGGATCTCCACGACGCCAGTCGAACCGTTGACCCGAAGGCGGTCTCCCGTTCTGATCTTCTCCGTCGCCACCGAGGTCCCGATCACGGCCGGGATGCCAAACTCACGGGCGAGTACAGCCGGGTGTGACGTGAGACCTCCCGCGTCGGTCACCAGGCCGCTGATCTTTGTGAACAGGGTAACCCAGGCGGGGTTGGTCATCTGGCAAACCAGGATGTCGCCCTTGTTGACCAAGTCGAACTCGTCGACGCTGAGCACCACCTTGGCGGTCCCCTGGTACACGCCGGGCGATGCGGCCAGACCCGCGATCTGATCCTCGGCCTCCGGCTGTTCCATGTAGAGCCGATCCGGGAATCCCCAGAGGCCCAGGTAGGGGAACTCGAGCTGAGACTCGGTCGCCGTGCCGATCCAGTCCTTCGGCCGAACCGTGTAGGCAGCCTCTCGCTCCGCCTTGCGTGTGGCAACGATGCTGCGTGCATCGAAGTTCTCCGGATCGCCCAGGAAGTACCGCAGCTCGTTGTACTTCAGGTAGATCACGTCGTCTGCTTCGTCGAGGACCCCCATCTTTACCAGATGGCGGCCGATGCACACGAGAACCAACCGCAAGTGGGCGTTGCTGCCCTGGTCGATATAGAAGTGGTGATCCGGTGTCAGCGGAGCCATCTTCAGGTTGATCTCGTTGGCAGCCTTCATCTTCTCGAGCGCCTCGCCTTCGAGACCCTCGAGGATCTCGGCCGAGGCCGCGGCGATGTCCTCCGCGAGGTGCTTCACAGTGGACGGGTAGTCATAGTCCGTCTCGAGGTATCCCTTGATGACTTCGAGCACCGGCTGGGCCCTCTCGAACCGGGTGGCGAAGATGAACTCGTGACTCCACACGGCGTGCCAGCCGAACTCGCGCTGATACGGCTTGAGCCGCTCTGCAATGAACTTCTGGCCCCGCTCGGAAGCCTCGAGGGCCTCGAGCACCTCGGTACCGGTGTCCCTGGAGAACATCTCCGATAGCTCGGCGTCGCCCTTGATCTCCTCTTTCATCTTCCACAGGGCGCCGATCGAGTCCCAGTTGCGGTCCTCGGCAGAGTTCTGCAGCCGGCCCAAGAGCACCGGATCGGCCTCGCCCCGCACTTCTTCCATGACGGCCTGAAGATTGAGCGTCGCCGAGAGCTGAGCAAAGTTCAGCATCCAGTGGATCTTCCAGTGACGATCGTGGATGTCCATCGCATCTTCGAGGATGGTCGCCCACTCCATGAGCGGGATCTCCTCCCAGCGATCGATGCGATCCTCCAGATAGTCGAAGTTCCTGCGCATCTCCGGCACCAACCGGTCCCGCCACCAGTCCGCAAAGTTCTGTCCATACGTCGGCAGGACCGCGCCCAGATAGGCGCCGATCTTGGACGCGTACTCCGGATCGTCCTTGGGGACCCGCGGGTAGTAGACGTTGGAGTACTCCATCGATTCGACCTTGAAGTCCGGATCGGCCGGTACCGCCGCGGTGTAGAGATACCCGTTGACGTTCTTGGCGATCCAGTCCGAAGCGAAGGGGGTGCCGAACCTGCGGAACATGTGGTCACAGGTCAGCCACCATCCTCCGATGTCGAAGTACATCGGCGACAGCGGCTGCGGGCAGTGCAGGTCGTCGTAGACCCAGAAGAGGCCCTTCTCCCCCTCGTTGTCCCAGTCGATCGGGAAGTCCTCATCGCCCAGGAACTGCTTGATGATCTTGCTCTCGTCCGCCATGTTGCCTCCTTTGTTGATCGGCGCCGGTTTCCTAGCGACTGATACTCTTGAACCTCTTCATGTTTGCGGTCATGGCGATCTCCGTGGGCAGACGCTCCATGCTGGATGCACCAAAGAATCCTGCAACACCGGTCGTGTTGGTGAGGACATACGCGGCATCCTCCGGCTCCGCGATCGGGCCTCCGTGACACAGGACGATGATGTCGTCTCTCACCGCGACCGCTGCGTCGCGGATCCGTTGCACGCGTTCGGCCGCTCCCTCGATCGTCAGGGCGGTCTCGGCGCCTATCGAGCCCTTCGTGGTCAGCCCCATGTGGGCCACGACGACGTCCGCTCCCGCCTCTGCCATCGCCTGGGCCGAGTCCTCGTCGAACACATAAGGGGTCGTCAGCAGGCCCTTCTCGTGGGCCAGGCGGATCATCTCGACCTCGAGGTCATAGCCCATCCCGGTCTCTTCGAGGTTCTTGCGGAATGTTCCGTCGATCAGCCCGACCGTCGGGAAGTTCTGTACACCGGCGAAACCCGTCTCATCCACCAAGTCCAGGAACTTGTCCATCAGCCGGAATGGATCGGTGCCGCACACTCCCGCCAGGACCGGCGTGTGCTTTACGATCGGCAGGACCTCGCTGGCCATGTCGATCACGATCGCGTTGGCGTCGCCGTACGGCATGAGCCCGGCGAGCGACCCTCTCCCCGCCATGCGATACCGACCGGAGTTGTAGATGATGATGAGATCCGTCCCACCTGCCTCGGCGCACTTCGCCGAGATACCGGTGCCGGCTCCCGCTCCGATGATCACGCCACCGTCGTCGAGCGTCTTGCGCAACTTCGCCAGCGCCTCTTGTCCCGTCATGGTCATGGTCGTCCTCCCCTGTCTCCTTGTCAGGCTTGCGGGCGTGATGCCGCCCAGGCTCGATAGTGCTCGTCGAGGCGTCGCGCCATGGCAGTGGCGAACTCCGGGTCGTTCACGTCGGTGTCCATCTCGATCACCTCGACCGACGGGTCCAGGTGAGCCTTCAGTTCCCTGATCAGCGCCTCGTCGGCGTCCGGGTCATAGAACACGCCCCCCTCCGTGGCGATCGCCGATACGCCCTTGAGGGGAATGAACACCGTCAGCGGGCCTTTGGCCTCGTTCAGCTTGGCCGCGATCGTGCGTCCCAGCTGTGCACACTCTTCCGGAGTCGTCCGCATCAATGTGACCGTAGGGTTGTGCACATAGAGGTTGCGATCCTTGTACTTGTCCGGAACCGTGCTGATCGGTCCGAAGTTGCACATGTCGAGCGCGCCGAGGGAAACGACTTGCGGTATGCCGAGCCGGCCGGCCATTTCGAGTCGGTCCGGTCCGGCCGAGAGCACGCCACCGACCAGCTCGTCGACGAGTTCGGTGGTCGTGATATCCAGGGATGCGGTGATGTAGCCGCTCTCCATGAGCGCTTCCATAGACTGCCCCCCGGTCCCTGTGGCATGGAAGACCAGAACCTCGTAGCCGTGATCCTCCAGCCACTCGCGAGCCGCTGTCACCGACGCCGTCGTCACCCCGAACATGGTTGCTCCAACGAGCGGCCTCCCCGTATCCGCGGGAACATAGGCCTCGTGGGCTTTCGCCATGCCTGCGATGCCCGCGGCTGCATTCCCCAAGATCCTCGCCGAGATCTCGTTGATGCCCGCGATGTCGACCACCGAGTACATCATGGCGATATCGGCCGTGCCGACGTATGGGCGGGTATCGCCCGATGCCATCGTTGAGACCAGCAGCTTCGGCACACCAATCGGAAGCAGGCGCATCGAATAGCTGATCAGCGATGAACCGCCCGATCCCCCGAGGCCGAGAATCCCGTTGAGCCGACCTTTCTGATGCAGGTCCTGGACGATCACGGCGGCGCCTCGCGCCATGGCCTCGACTGCCGCTCCCCTGTCGCCGGCATTCACCAAATCTTCGAGATCCACTCCGGCGGCGGCTGCCACGTCGGCACGCGAGTAGTCGGTTGGGTACTCAGGGTCGCCCAGGACTCCTGCGTTGATCACGACGACGTCACAGTTCGCCTCGGCGATCCTGTCTTTCAAGAAGGCGTACTCGGTTGCCTTCGTATCCAGTGTTCCAAGCAATACGACTGTTGCCATTGTCAATCCTCGTGTTCCTGCTTTTCTCCGTGCGGGCTGACACCCAGGTACTGGCGCTGCGCGTCGCGATCGGCGAGCATCCGTTCGGAGGTTGTTTCGAGTGCAATCCTTCCACCAACCATCACTGCAAGACGGTCCGAGACGCTCGTCGCGACACCCAGGTTCTGTTCGATGAGGAGCAACCCGATTCCGTGCTCCTTCAACCCTTGCAGAATCTCGACGAGCTGATCGACGATGACCGGTGCCAGGCCTTCCGATGGCTCGTCCATCACCAACAACCGGGGATGGAGCAACAGCGCTCGTGCGATGGCCAGCATCTGCTGCTCACCGCCGGACAGCAGCGAAGCACCGAACGCCCGGCGATCCGCCAGGGGTGGGAACAGCTCGTACACACGATCGATGTCCCAAGCGTTGGCACTGCCTTTCCTCTCTACGAGTCTCAAGTGCTCCGCCACGGTGAGGGAAGGGAACAGCCTCCGGCCCTGCGGCACATACCCGAGGCCCTGAGCGGCAATCCAGTGGGTCTTTCGGTTGGTCAACTCGGCGCCGTCGAACACGATACTGCCCGAGGCCGCCGGAACGAGTCCCATGATCGCGTTGCAGAGCGTTGTCTTTCCCATGCCGTTTCGCCCGATCAGCGAGATCGGCTCATCGCCTACCGTCAGGTCGACATCCTGCAGCACATGGCTGCGCCCGTAGTAGGCATTGAGCGACTTGATCTGGAGCAGTGCCTCACTCATGTCCGCGGGCTCCTAGGTAGATGTCCAGGACGACTTGGTTGTCCTGGATCTCGTCCGGATCGCCCTCGGCGAAAATGGACCCGTTGTGCATCACCGTCACCCAGTCGGCGGCTTGCAGCGCCACATCCATGTCGTGCTCGATGAGAATCACGGTGATCGTCCCCGGTAATCCTCCCAGAAGGGCCAACAGGTCGGCGCGCTCACTCGGAGACAACCCTGCCGCAGGCTCGTCGAGCAGGAGCAATCGGGGAGACGATGACAAGGCCATGGCGATCTCCAACTGGCGCTGTTGTCCATGCGACAGTGAGACGACACCCGTATCGAGTTCGGATGTCAACCCGACCGACTCGGCCAGTTGTTCCACCGCTGCATGGTCGCGATCGTTCCTGGTCGGCCGCCGGAAGCTGAGCCGCCTCGGTTTGACGCCTCGGACACCGAGGAAAATGTTGTCGCGAACGCTCAGCCCACCGAAGAGCAGCGACGTCTGGTAGGTGCGGGCCAGACCCATTCGCGTCCGCTTGTGCGCCGGCAGGTCGGTGATCTTCTTGCCAAAGAGGTAGACGTCGCCCGACGTGGGCAGGTAGTCCCCTGCGATCACGTTGAAGAGCGTCGTCTTGCCTGCCCCGTTCGGACCGAGGATCGCGCGCCGCTCTCCTTCAGCGATCTCCATCGTTACGTCTCGTACGGCTTGCAGCGCGCCGAAGCGACGCCCCACGCCCTGCAGTTGCAGGGCGGGGACGTTCGCTTCTGGGCTCGCCTTATCGATCACGGACAGCTTGGGTACTCTCGAGATGGACCCTGGTAGGTCCCGTTCGGGAAGAAGAAGTCCTCGGGCTCTCCAAGCGTCTGGTTCACCTGCTCGGCGACCTTGACCAGCTTGTTGTACAGCACGCCATCGGCACGTTCGGTGACCTCGGTCACGTACTCGTTCGCGATCGCGTTCTGGTTGTGATCCACGCTGACCATACCGGTCGGAGACTCGTACTCGAGGTTGCGCAGCGCCTCACGGAAGGCCTCCTGCCCACCCGACAAGTCTCCGCCGACCTCTTCGAGTGCCAGCAGGGCCGCCTTGGCATCCACGAAGTAGCCATGTGCGAACAGCGACGGCAGCGGGAACCGAATCCCGGTCAGCGGGTAGTCCTTGCCTTCCTCCCAGAGCGTCTGATATGCCTTGACCCAGTCCACGTAGACCTGGTCCTGGATATCGTCGGCGATGGGACCTGCCGCCGGCGTACCGATCACGACCTCTCGGATCCGGGGAGCCTTCGCTCCGAGGATCGACTGGTCGACGGTGATCGAACCACCAACGAGAGGCAGATCCAGACCGAAGTCCAGCATCTGCGTCAGGAAGTTGATGGCGTCGTTGCCACCCAAGGCGACATACACGGCGTCGAGATCGGAAATGCCCTGGATCTCGGCGATGATCGAGCTGTAGTCCGTCTCACCGAGCGGGGTCCACAGCTTCTTTGCCACGGTGCCACCCTCCCGACAGAACTCGATCATGAAGCCCTCGACCTGGCTGTAGGGGAACGAGTAGTCCTCGCCGAGGGTCACCATCTTGCGATAACCCTTTTCGTTGTAGGCATAACTCCCGAGACCCGCCTGCCACTGGACACCGTCGGTGCCCCAGCGGAAGAAGTTCCTCGAGCGGATCTCCGGATCCATCGTCGTGTCCTGCGCTGCAGAGGTACCGTTCAACATCGTCTTGTCCGGTACGCCTTGCATGTAGCGAGCCAGGTTGATCCCCTCATCGCCGGACAGTGGTCCGATGATGATGTCCACGTTGTCTTCTTCGAACAGCTTGCGAGCTTTGTCACGAGCCACCTCGGCTGTGGCGTCGGTGCTCTCAACGAACACCTCGATCGGGTGACCGGCAACGACCGCGCCTTTGCCCTCACTGTCGCCACCGAATTCGGCCAGCGCCATGTAGACACCCCGGATGCCATCCTTGCCGGGTTCGACGAAAGGCCCTTCCAGCGTGGCAAGTACACCCAGCCTGATGACCTCACCACCCGACGCGGCAGCCGCCGTGGTACTTGTGGTCGTTGCATCCGCAGACGGTGCCGCAGCCGTTGTCTCGGTGGTGCCTCCGCCACAGGCGGTGGCAATCAGCGCCAACGCGAGGAACAGGGCTAGCACTGCCCACGATCTTCTCCAGTTCTGACTCATCCGACTCTCCCTCCTTCGGGTCGTCCCGTCACGGTCTTCCCTTGGTGTTGTCCCGCTTATGTCTTCGCAGTTATGAAAGCTCTGATTCCACGGTCTCCTCTCCCTCCGAAAGCACGGCCTCCCCCTTGAGCGGGGTACGTCGCAGCGCTCGGCGAACACGGGCAGGAATCCCCAACAGCCCGTTGGGCGAGAGGATCAGCAACGCGACAAAGACCAGCCCGATGATTGTGTTGAACCGTTCACGGGTGAAGAACTCGGCCGTGAACGTATCTGCCACGTTGAAGAAGACCGCACCGAGGAATGCCCCCTCTGCGTACGCGATGCCTCCAACGACCGCAACGATCAGAATGTCGATGTTGCGCGTCAGGTCGACCACCGATGGGGACATGTTGACCCGGTGCCAAACCATCAGGATGCCACCCAGCCCGGCGATGAAACCTGCGAAGCCGAACGCCAGCACCTTGTGCAGACCCACCCAGTACCCGAGCGAGCGCATCCGCCGAGGGTTGTCCCGTATCCCCTGCAAGGCCAGACCGAACGGCGCCCGGCCCACGTAGCGCACGAGTGCATACACGAAAGCGGCGATGACCAGTGAGAAGTAGTAGAAGGAGTTCGGGGACTGCAGGTCGAGTGGCCCGATCTTCGGAGGCGGCACGGGACCGATGCCCCGATGACAGTTGAAGATCTCACAGTTCTGGTTCGCGAAGAAGAACACCAGCATCCCCAGGGCGAGAGTGATCATCAGCAGATAGATCCCCTCGGTGCGCACGGAGATGAGTCCGAACAGCGCCCCGGCGAGCGTCGCAACCAGGACCCCGAGGACGACCCCGAGCAGCCAGCTACCCGTCTCGTGGAAACCGACGTACGCCACCGCGTAGCCGGCGAGCCCCGCAGTGGCCAGCTGGGCGAAGGAGATCATCCCGCCGAACTTGACGAGGAAGATCAGACTTAATGCGATGATGCCCATCCACAGCGACTTGCTGGCGATCTCCGTCACCCAGAACTCGGACACGAGCACCGGGAGCAGGACCAGGAACACCGCCAGAACCGCTCCGACGGCGACTCTCCAGTCCTTCAGCGCGGCAACGATCCGATCCATGATCTGGCTAGAACCCCTCTCGTGCTTCCCGGCCGAACAGGCCCCGCGGCCGAAGTGCCAGGACGAGGGTCATCAGCGCAAACGTGACCAGAGGCGCGTAGGTGGAGATGTACGCCAGGCTGTACTGGCTGGCCATGCCCACCAACAGGGCGCCCACTGCTGCGCCACCGAGGCTGCCCATGCCGCCGACGATGACCACGACCAGCGACGCCACGAGGAACCGGGCATCTTCTCCGGGAATGATGGAGAACGCCGTCCCCCCGATCACCCCGGCGAAGCCTGCCAGGAATGCTCCGAGGGCGAATACGACGACGAACACCCGGGCGACGTTGACACCGAGGGCCGAAAGCATGTCCCGGTCGTCGATACCTGCTCGAATCGTCATGCCGAGCTTGGTTTTGGACAGGAGAAGCCACAGGAGCACGCCGAGCACGGTGGCGATCACGACCAGGAAGAGCCGATAGGTGGGATAGCGAATTGCGAGGAGGGGGATCAGCGTGGCGCCTCTGAGGAAGTCGGGGTACGGGAACTGGTAGGCGAATCCTCCGTAGCGAGCGAGCATCTGGTCGGCGATGACGATCGAGATTCCAATGGTGATCATCGCCTGTCGAAGATCCTCCCCCTGCATCCAACTGAAGATCCCCACCTGCAAAAGGATGCCCAGCAGCATCATTGCGAACGCCCCGACGATGAGCCCCAGCCACCAGTTGCCGGTGGCGTCGCCGACCTCCCAACCCAGGTAGGCGCCGGCGAGATAGAGCGAACCGTGGGCCAGATTGACGATGCGCATGACACCGAAGATGAGGCTGAAGCCACTCGCCACGATGAAGTAAAGGGCGGCGAGCGTGATGCCATTGAAAGAAGAGATCAGAAACTTGTCCACGACCCCTCCCGAGCGTGTCGGCTCTGCATTCCGCGGCCTACGTGCATTTCGGTATCGAATCCTCTATCTTCGATAATCGATTAAATGAGAGCATACGGACTCACCTGCATCCCCGTCAACCGAAACCTCCTGGCTTCCGTTTCCTGGGAAAGCCCGGCAGCGGACCCGGGCCCGATGCGGCACGCGCCAGGCCAATGCATCGTTCGCCGCGCCCGTGCCTCGGCCGGTGACGTTCGTGGTGTCGATGCCGAGGCAGGAG
This DNA window, taken from Gammaproteobacteria bacterium, encodes the following:
- a CDS encoding FCD domain-containing protein, which gives rise to MSGPTGHRSDPVERNVLSAQVKDRILQQILEGELAPGSRIVETRIARELGTSQAPVREALRDLATLGLVDMEPYRGARVRRPTKVELVEAMEVRAELEALAARQACKRIDDGVLADLRGLIDEMQGFADAGDAHAHALNNTEFHATVVRASGNKTLERIWSMLEPYARTYVTAMAPGTDLTWLTQRHAGIVEALEARDPERAGEAMRVHAREAQELILSMDESMFGKKTSGAREDD
- a CDS encoding PEP-utilizing protein, giving the protein MADESKIIKQFLGDEDFPIDWDNEGEKGLFWVYDDLHCPQPLSPMYFDIGGWWLTCDHMFRRFGTPFASDWIAKNVNGYLYTAAVPADPDFKVESMEYSNVYYPRVPKDDPEYASKIGAYLGAVLPTYGQNFADWWRDRLVPEMRRNFDYLEDRIDRWEEIPLMEWATILEDAMDIHDRHWKIHWMLNFAQLSATLNLQAVMEEVRGEADPVLLGRLQNSAEDRNWDSIGALWKMKEEIKGDAELSEMFSRDTGTEVLEALEASERGQKFIAERLKPYQREFGWHAVWSHEFIFATRFERAQPVLEVIKGYLETDYDYPSTVKHLAEDIAAASAEILEGLEGEALEKMKAANEINLKMAPLTPDHHFYIDQGSNAHLRLVLVCIGRHLVKMGVLDEADDVIYLKYNELRYFLGDPENFDARSIVATRKAEREAAYTVRPKDWIGTATESQLEFPYLGLWGFPDRLYMEQPEAEDQIAGLAASPGVYQGTAKVVLSVDEFDLVNKGDILVCQMTNPAWVTLFTKISGLVTDAGGLTSHPAVLAREFGIPAVIGTSVATEKIRTGDRLRVNGSTGVVEILAEGDKEGDVIGSDLFKT
- a CDS encoding phosphoenolpyruvate hydrolase family protein yields the protein MTGQEALAKLRKTLDDGGVIIGAGAGTGISAKCAEAGGTDLIIIYNSGRYRMAGRGSLAGLMPYGDANAIVIDMASEVLPIVKHTPVLAGVCGTDPFRLMDKFLDLVDETGFAGVQNFPTVGLIDGTFRKNLEETGMGYDLEVEMIRLAHEKGLLTTPYVFDEDSAQAMAEAGADVVVAHMGLTTKGSIGAETALTIEGAAERVQRIRDAAVAVRDDIIVLCHGGPIAEPEDAAYVLTNTTGVAGFFGASSMERLPTEIAMTANMKRFKSISR
- a CDS encoding UPF0261 family protein translates to MATVVLLGTLDTKATEYAFLKDRIAEANCDVVVINAGVLGDPEYPTDYSRADVAAAAGVDLEDLVNAGDRGAAVEAMARGAAVIVQDLHQKGRLNGILGLGGSGGSSLISYSMRLLPIGVPKLLVSTMASGDTRPYVGTADIAMMYSVVDIAGINEISARILGNAAAGIAGMAKAHEAYVPADTGRPLVGATMFGVTTASVTAAREWLEDHGYEVLVFHATGTGGQSMEALMESGYITASLDITTTELVDELVGGVLSAGPDRLEMAGRLGIPQVVSLGALDMCNFGPISTVPDKYKDRNLYVHNPTVTLMRTTPEECAQLGRTIAAKLNEAKGPLTVFIPLKGVSAIATEGGVFYDPDADEALIRELKAHLDPSVEVIEMDTDVNDPEFATAMARRLDEHYRAWAASRPQA
- a CDS encoding ATP-binding cassette domain-containing protein, which codes for MSEALLQIKSLNAYYGRSHVLQDVDLTVGDEPISLIGRNGMGKTTLCNAIMGLVPAASGSIVFDGAELTNRKTHWIAAQGLGYVPQGRRLFPSLTVAEHLRLVERKGSANAWDIDRVYELFPPLADRRAFGASLLSGGEQQMLAIARALLLHPRLLVMDEPSEGLAPVIVDQLVEILQGLKEHGIGLLLIEQNLGVATSVSDRLAVMVGGRIALETTSERMLADRDAQRQYLGVSPHGEKQEHED
- a CDS encoding ATP-binding cassette domain-containing protein, which produces MEIAEGERRAILGPNGAGKTTLFNVIAGDYLPTSGDVYLFGKKITDLPAHKRTRMGLARTYQTSLLFGGLSVRDNIFLGVRGVKPRRLSFRRPTRNDRDHAAVEQLAESVGLTSELDTGVVSLSHGQQRQLEIAMALSSSPRLLLLDEPAAGLSPSERADLLALLGGLPGTITVILIEHDMDVALQAADWVTVMHNGSIFAEGDPDEIQDNQVVLDIYLGARGHE
- a CDS encoding ABC transporter substrate-binding protein, whose product is MSQNWRRSWAVLALFLALALIATACGGGTTETTAAAPSADATTTSTTAAAASGGEVIRLGVLATLEGPFVEPGKDGIRGVYMALAEFGGDSEGKGAVVAGHPIEVFVESTDATAEVARDKARKLFEEDNVDIIIGPLSGDEGINLARYMQGVPDKTMLNGTSAAQDTTMDPEIRSRNFFRWGTDGVQWQAGLGSYAYNEKGYRKMVTLGEDYSFPYSQVEGFMIEFCREGGTVAKKLWTPLGETDYSSIIAEIQGISDLDAVYVALGGNDAINFLTQMLDFGLDLPLVGGSITVDQSILGAKAPRIREVVIGTPAAGPIADDIQDQVYVDWVKAYQTLWEEGKDYPLTGIRFPLPSLFAHGYFVDAKAALLALEEVGGDLSGGQEAFREALRNLEYESPTGMVSVDHNQNAIANEYVTEVTERADGVLYNKLVKVAEQVNQTLGEPEDFFFPNGTYQGPSREYPSCP
- a CDS encoding branched-chain amino acid ABC transporter permease, with protein sequence MDRIVAALKDWRVAVGAVLAVFLVLLPVLVSEFWVTEIASKSLWMGIIALSLIFLVKFGGMISFAQLATAGLAGYAVAYVGFHETGSWLLGVVLGVLVATLAGALFGLISVRTEGIYLLMITLALGMLVFFFANQNCEIFNCHRGIGPVPPPKIGPLDLQSPNSFYYFSLVIAAFVYALVRYVGRAPFGLALQGIRDNPRRMRSLGYWVGLHKVLAFGFAGFIAGLGGILMVWHRVNMSPSVVDLTRNIDILIVAVVGGIAYAEGAFLGAVFFNVADTFTAEFFTRERFNTIIGLVFVALLILSPNGLLGIPARVRRALRRTPLKGEAVLSEGEETVESELS
- a CDS encoding branched-chain amino acid ABC transporter permease, with the translated sequence MDKFLISSFNGITLAALYFIVASGFSLIFGVMRIVNLAHGSLYLAGAYLGWEVGDATGNWWLGLIVGAFAMMLLGILLQVGIFSWMQGEDLRQAMITIGISIVIADQMLARYGGFAYQFPYPDFLRGATLIPLLAIRYPTYRLFLVVIATVLGVLLWLLLSKTKLGMTIRAGIDDRDMLSALGVNVARVFVVVFALGAFLAGFAGVIGGTAFSIIPGEDARFLVASLVVVIVGGMGSLGGAAVGALLVGMASQYSLAYISTYAPLVTFALMTLVLALRPRGLFGREAREGF